A genomic window from Streptomyces sp. MST-110588 includes:
- a CDS encoding SAV_2336 N-terminal domain-related protein produces MPAGEPGHGPLDQLVARLRAAGLPADARAMADALWLAQWITPGGQPEPAPPDDRDDVNGQDRRKPATFSVGGQRREPARDSPRLTESASRPTRRDVDLLPSQGDHGPDPDRHGLGEVGVPVASAFPGLLPLQRALRPVQRYRPPVAPARQELDETGTAELSAHAEMLIPVFRGIHRREAALRLFMDGSASMAIWEQMVHDLRQVCERVGAFRDVTVHYLHPYGKDVGVAAGPAPGDPLRPADQLHDPTGHHLTLVVSDCAGPLWEDGRMQRLLYRWVADAPVAVVQPLPQRMWARTFLPAVPGTLIRHQGPYGDLGFEPARRRRRAAGAPGEGYRPARERVVPVLSAAPAALGTWARLAAAESGLSLRGAACTVRADHGLGAVPPPQPGTADPLELIGEFDRTASPAARHLAVHLSAVPLALPVIQLVQRAMLPQTGPAELAEVLLSGLVVQLPAPERPAGPEAEAAGPWYDFVPGVRDELLGRLSAGEAALVLKHCSLYIERTFGRSARNFPAVAVAMLCGSGREPETGRRAVPEPFARISERVLRRFEPAIKPPVPQVYATDGPAAQGAAYLERYEQDGAVRDLVEAVRLLRAAAQRLPEAGTDLARALLHAWAQLRQPDALEEAERAVRAAEEAAAGVGSGHDEDGEARLRALIVLARVRYAGAQERRAASAVSGERAALEDAALHLESACGLMSLLDDRVLECMVLRTEVLRRLAALAPDPPPSGVAWPPRAAHDPLKEAEGALTTLLERWPSGEQVPGEIYAARGGVFLDQARRAARDTTDDGRRTGPLALRATADLDTATVLLRRRGATADRMICESLLELAEARTLLVFDDQALPTVLRTLERARALAHELRDPALEADSLARTAAAHRTVHARTGDLTALDAAIDALAAALRLTTPDTPEHSSLLAERGAALLTRARLEPAAEPGKRMANEAVHVLREALARVAPQDPGLGAHRLLFGRALRLRYERQPSLADLHEADWILELAARGSDDPAVSAEAWLEVGDVQLLLDRRFDSMERHDRAAACYRRAATDAQRADNPLLAARAHHRRGEVLEDTAGKQSALQAYEESWAQWQRASEENGPEARRTRDRMRALVATD; encoded by the coding sequence GTGCCTGCCGGCGAGCCGGGCCACGGCCCCCTCGACCAGCTCGTCGCGCGGCTGCGCGCGGCGGGGCTGCCCGCGGACGCCCGCGCGATGGCGGACGCGCTGTGGCTCGCGCAATGGATCACGCCCGGCGGACAGCCGGAGCCCGCACCCCCCGACGACCGGGACGACGTGAACGGCCAGGACCGTAGAAAACCGGCCACATTCTCCGTCGGCGGACAGCGGCGGGAGCCCGCCCGCGACAGCCCACGGCTCACGGAATCCGCTTCGCGCCCCACCCGGCGCGACGTGGACCTGCTGCCCTCCCAGGGCGACCACGGCCCGGACCCCGACCGCCACGGCCTCGGCGAGGTCGGCGTCCCGGTCGCCTCCGCCTTCCCCGGCCTGCTGCCGCTCCAGCGCGCCCTGCGGCCCGTCCAGCGCTACCGCCCGCCCGTCGCCCCGGCCCGCCAGGAGCTGGACGAGACCGGCACCGCCGAACTCTCCGCCCACGCCGAAATGCTCATCCCCGTCTTCCGCGGCATCCACCGCCGCGAGGCCGCGCTGCGCCTGTTCATGGACGGCTCCGCCTCCATGGCCATATGGGAGCAGATGGTGCACGACCTGCGGCAGGTCTGCGAGCGGGTCGGTGCCTTCCGCGACGTGACGGTGCACTACCTCCACCCGTACGGCAAGGACGTCGGCGTCGCCGCCGGGCCCGCCCCCGGCGACCCGCTGCGCCCGGCCGACCAACTGCACGACCCCACCGGCCACCACCTCACCCTCGTCGTCAGCGACTGCGCCGGACCTCTGTGGGAGGACGGGCGGATGCAGCGGCTGCTGTACCGCTGGGTGGCCGACGCGCCGGTCGCCGTCGTCCAGCCGCTCCCGCAGCGCATGTGGGCCCGTACGTTCCTGCCCGCCGTCCCCGGGACGCTCATCCGGCACCAGGGCCCTTACGGAGACCTGGGGTTCGAGCCCGCGCGCCGCCGCCGCAGGGCCGCCGGAGCGCCGGGCGAGGGCTACCGCCCGGCCCGCGAGCGCGTCGTACCGGTCCTCTCCGCTGCCCCCGCCGCCCTCGGCACGTGGGCGCGGCTGGCCGCCGCCGAGTCCGGGCTGTCCTTACGCGGCGCCGCCTGCACCGTACGGGCGGACCACGGCCTGGGCGCCGTACCCCCGCCGCAGCCCGGGACCGCCGATCCCCTGGAGCTGATCGGCGAGTTCGACCGCACCGCCTCCCCGGCCGCCCGCCACCTGGCCGTCCACCTCTCGGCGGTCCCCCTGGCGCTGCCCGTCATCCAGCTCGTCCAGCGCGCCATGCTGCCGCAGACCGGACCCGCCGAGCTGGCCGAAGTGCTGCTCAGCGGGCTGGTCGTCCAGCTTCCCGCGCCCGAGCGCCCGGCCGGCCCCGAAGCCGAGGCGGCCGGCCCCTGGTACGACTTCGTACCCGGCGTACGGGACGAACTGCTGGGCCGCCTGAGCGCCGGCGAGGCCGCCCTGGTCCTCAAGCACTGCTCCCTGTACATCGAGCGCACCTTCGGGCGCAGCGCCCGCAACTTCCCCGCCGTGGCCGTCGCCATGCTCTGCGGCAGCGGCCGGGAGCCGGAGACCGGACGGCGCGCGGTGCCCGAGCCGTTCGCCCGGATATCGGAGCGCGTGCTGCGCCGCTTCGAGCCGGCCATCAAACCTCCCGTGCCGCAGGTGTACGCCACCGACGGACCCGCGGCCCAAGGCGCCGCGTACCTGGAGCGCTACGAACAGGACGGCGCCGTCCGCGACCTGGTGGAGGCCGTACGGCTGCTGCGCGCCGCCGCCCAGCGGCTGCCCGAGGCCGGCACGGACCTGGCCCGCGCCCTGCTGCACGCCTGGGCGCAGTTGCGCCAGCCGGACGCCCTGGAGGAGGCCGAGCGGGCGGTACGGGCCGCAGAGGAGGCCGCCGCCGGTGTCGGGTCCGGACACGACGAGGACGGCGAGGCCCGGCTGCGGGCGCTGATCGTGCTCGCCCGCGTACGGTACGCCGGCGCGCAGGAACGCCGGGCCGCCTCCGCCGTCTCCGGCGAACGCGCCGCCCTGGAGGACGCCGCCCTCCACCTGGAGAGCGCGTGCGGGCTGATGAGCCTGCTGGACGACCGCGTACTGGAGTGCATGGTGCTGCGTACGGAGGTGCTGCGCCGGCTGGCGGCACTGGCCCCCGACCCGCCCCCCTCCGGCGTCGCCTGGCCGCCCCGCGCCGCGCACGACCCCCTGAAGGAGGCGGAAGGGGCCCTGACGACCCTGCTGGAACGGTGGCCCAGCGGGGAGCAGGTGCCCGGCGAGATCTACGCCGCCCGCGGCGGGGTCTTCCTGGACCAGGCCCGCCGCGCCGCCCGGGACACCACGGACGACGGCCGCCGGACCGGCCCGCTCGCGCTGCGCGCCACCGCCGACCTGGACACCGCCACCGTCCTGCTGCGCCGCCGCGGCGCCACGGCCGACCGGATGATCTGCGAGTCGCTCCTGGAACTGGCCGAGGCCCGTACGCTCCTCGTCTTCGACGACCAGGCGCTGCCCACGGTGCTGCGGACCCTGGAGCGCGCCCGCGCCCTGGCCCACGAGCTGCGGGACCCGGCCCTGGAGGCCGACAGCCTGGCCCGTACCGCAGCCGCCCACCGTACGGTCCACGCCCGTACCGGCGACCTGACCGCCCTGGACGCCGCCATCGACGCGCTGGCCGCCGCACTGCGCCTGACCACACCCGACACCCCCGAACACAGCTCCCTGCTCGCCGAGCGCGGCGCGGCCCTGCTCACCCGCGCCCGCCTGGAGCCCGCCGCCGAGCCCGGCAAGCGGATGGCCAACGAGGCCGTACACGTCCTGCGGGAGGCGCTGGCCCGGGTCGCCCCGCAGGACCCCGGCCTGGGCGCCCACCGCCTGCTGTTCGGCCGCGCCCTGCGGCTGCGCTACGAACGCCAGCCCTCCCTGGCCGACCTGCACGAAGCCGACTGGATATTGGAGCTGGCGGCGCGCGGCTCGGACGACCCGGCCGTCTCCGCCGAAGCCTGGCTCGAAGTCGGCGACGTACAGCTCCTGCTGGACCGCCGCTTCGACTCCATGGAGCGCCACGACCGCGCCGCGGCCTGCTACCGCCGGGCCGCCACCGACGCCCAGCGGGCGGACAACCCGCTGCTGGCGGCGCGCGCCCACCACCGTCGCGGCGAGGTGCTGGAGGACACGGCGGGCAAGCAGTCGGCCCTCCAGGCGTACGAGGAGAGCTGGGCGCAGTGGCAGCGGGCCTCCGAGGAGAACGGCCCGGAGGCCCGGCGCACCCGGGACCGGATGCGCGCTCTGGTGGCCACCGATTGA
- a CDS encoding MoxR family ATPase has protein sequence MSDWLIYRGAGAPHDGIEQLPPPPPWRDFDGEPLVAPPAALDHASERRLGVLSREASYHRPGETERELVNAALYLRRPLLVTGAPGSGKSTLAHSVAYELGLGRVLNWPIVSRSTLRDGLYQYDAIGRLQDLQIARAVPPRPPLGPDAAAPDALPGEAPEEEPGGGIGRYIRLGPLGTALLPAAKPRVLLVDELDKSDIDLPNDLLNVLEEGEFTIPELERLSASAPEVPVLSDDGTRVRVRNGRVRCRAFPFIVLTSNGERDFPAPLLRRCIHLNIPTPNKERLAGMVRAHFGEDAAERYESVIDRFLDREPGDVRAVDQLFNAIHLTQKAGWTDEDEEETRRRLTAELMRPLDRTR, from the coding sequence GTGAGCGACTGGCTCATCTATCGTGGCGCGGGGGCTCCGCACGACGGCATCGAACAGCTCCCACCGCCGCCGCCCTGGCGGGATTTCGACGGTGAGCCGCTGGTGGCGCCGCCGGCCGCACTCGACCACGCATCCGAGCGCCGTCTGGGCGTGCTGAGCCGCGAGGCCAGCTACCACCGGCCCGGCGAGACCGAGCGCGAGCTGGTCAACGCCGCGCTGTACCTGCGCCGCCCCCTGCTGGTCACCGGCGCCCCGGGCAGCGGCAAGAGCACCCTGGCGCACTCCGTCGCCTACGAGCTGGGCCTGGGCCGCGTCCTGAACTGGCCGATCGTCAGCCGCAGCACGCTCCGCGACGGCCTGTACCAGTACGACGCCATCGGCCGCCTCCAGGACCTCCAGATAGCCCGTGCGGTGCCGCCCAGGCCGCCCCTGGGCCCCGACGCCGCGGCCCCCGACGCCTTACCGGGTGAGGCGCCCGAGGAGGAGCCCGGCGGCGGCATCGGCCGCTACATCCGCCTCGGACCGCTCGGCACGGCCCTGCTGCCCGCCGCCAAACCCCGCGTGCTGCTGGTCGACGAGCTGGACAAGAGCGACATCGACCTGCCCAACGACCTCCTGAACGTCCTGGAGGAAGGGGAGTTCACGATCCCGGAGCTGGAGCGGCTGTCCGCCTCCGCCCCCGAGGTCCCGGTGCTCAGCGACGACGGCACACGCGTGCGCGTCCGCAACGGCCGGGTGCGCTGCCGCGCCTTCCCGTTCATCGTCCTGACCAGCAACGGCGAGCGGGACTTCCCCGCCCCGCTGCTGCGCCGCTGCATCCACCTGAACATCCCCACGCCCAACAAGGAGCGCCTGGCGGGCATGGTGCGGGCACACTTCGGCGAGGACGCCGCCGAGCGGTACGAGTCGGTCATCGACCGGTTCCTGGACCGCGAGCCCGGTGACGTACGCGCCGTGGACCAGCTCTTCAACGCCATCCACCTGACCCAGAAAGCCGGCTGGACGGACGAGGACGAGGAGGAGACCCGGCGGCGCCTGACGGCGGAGCTGATGCGTCCTCTGGATCGGACGAGGTGA
- a CDS encoding serine protease, producing MATSEGRDRADREKYAQLLEQAGRATVGIRAAPGAGPGPLWGSGVFIAPGWVLTCAHVLVSSDGRRRETGKDGEIGVVFEGRVAGARLEYDLSRPAGGAGRAGGPGRPDLALVRLLEPYPEHRCAWLSDQHAALLEDAYIFRGHDQLGGSGAWGACGHAGAPGDARDSGDAHDPGGAYDPGDAYDSAGAYDSGGAYGQGGAYGRGGVYVPGGAHGPGRAPIEAGVRQAPVDPFIAVRFGARDARGLQFGSDVRVTPGASGGPLLDCDRGEVVGIVKGRHQEDKVGLAVPVTALRALGPQHLLPGRTGLGPDPYHELMSLHDRWHWAGQDLGRRGEPTWFDAQYAIMAGRERLWGVAERLQALDLLARLPAPRDPLVVEAAVCEVLGGRDRAGTWSLRTWRDGHGVLYQGSDPYSERCAFVHYLRIVAQRTSEEVRGVPGEEAARVREAAERLARFVTDKAAVLLPKDRRRIGPVPRRPDAVLVEFEPLFYGDGGQQLFNWSVSEGYGRGEWMRVDLQESEGGMTFEQAQAQVLRRLGPRLLRADGDVGPGGRVRLEVAVPEGYWQLPADRWAVPVSTRAGARARPIGSGRPVVLRDQGRRQAVDPAWLRRWRGLMGAPELSALRVPPRAGGGPESVWRLLENGEEGAVPTLCRSVAVGTGLDAVGAALDAGYPVSLWLSEGHDERECDSACDDFHREVRDLLAAKGVTALPELVRELRGRAEETSAHWARDLVLLYDDPDNPIPQLFAGGPQLSSR from the coding sequence ATGGCGACCTCCGAAGGCCGTGACCGGGCCGACCGGGAGAAGTACGCCCAGCTTCTGGAGCAGGCCGGACGGGCGACCGTCGGCATCCGGGCCGCGCCCGGGGCCGGGCCCGGCCCGCTGTGGGGCAGCGGCGTGTTCATCGCGCCCGGCTGGGTGCTGACCTGCGCGCACGTACTCGTCAGCAGTGACGGCCGGCGGCGTGAGACCGGCAAGGACGGCGAGATCGGCGTCGTCTTCGAGGGCCGGGTGGCCGGCGCGCGCCTGGAGTACGACCTGAGCCGCCCGGCCGGGGGCGCGGGCCGCGCGGGCGGGCCGGGGCGGCCCGACCTGGCTCTGGTCCGGCTGCTGGAGCCCTACCCGGAGCACCGGTGCGCCTGGCTCAGCGATCAGCACGCGGCCCTGCTGGAGGACGCGTACATCTTCCGCGGGCACGACCAGCTCGGCGGGTCCGGGGCGTGGGGCGCGTGCGGACACGCGGGTGCGCCCGGTGATGCGCGCGACTCCGGTGACGCGCACGACCCTGGTGGTGCATACGACCCCGGTGATGCGTACGACTCCGCCGGCGCATATGACAGCGGAGGGGCGTACGGCCAGGGCGGTGCGTACGGCCGAGGGGGCGTGTACGTGCCCGGAGGGGCGCACGGTCCGGGCCGCGCCCCGATCGAGGCCGGTGTCCGGCAGGCGCCCGTGGACCCCTTCATCGCCGTCCGCTTCGGCGCCCGGGACGCCCGGGGCCTCCAGTTCGGCAGCGACGTACGGGTCACGCCCGGCGCGTCCGGGGGCCCTCTGCTGGACTGTGACCGAGGTGAGGTGGTCGGCATCGTCAAGGGCCGCCACCAGGAGGACAAGGTGGGCCTGGCGGTGCCGGTCACCGCGCTGCGCGCGCTGGGCCCCCAGCACCTCTTACCGGGCCGTACGGGCCTGGGCCCAGACCCGTACCACGAACTGATGAGTCTGCACGACCGCTGGCACTGGGCGGGCCAGGACCTCGGCCGGCGCGGCGAGCCCACCTGGTTCGACGCCCAGTACGCGATCATGGCCGGCCGCGAGCGGCTGTGGGGCGTGGCCGAGCGCCTCCAGGCGCTGGACCTGCTGGCGCGGCTGCCCGCCCCGCGCGACCCGCTGGTCGTGGAGGCCGCGGTGTGCGAGGTGCTGGGCGGCCGGGACCGGGCCGGGACCTGGTCGCTGCGTACGTGGCGGGACGGCCACGGTGTGCTCTACCAGGGCAGTGACCCGTATTCGGAGCGCTGCGCCTTCGTGCACTACCTGCGGATCGTGGCCCAGCGGACGTCCGAGGAAGTGCGCGGGGTGCCCGGGGAGGAGGCCGCGCGGGTGCGGGAGGCCGCCGAGCGGCTCGCGCGGTTCGTGACGGACAAGGCGGCCGTGCTGCTGCCCAAGGACCGCCGGCGGATCGGCCCGGTGCCGCGCCGGCCGGACGCGGTGCTGGTGGAGTTCGAACCGCTGTTCTACGGCGACGGCGGGCAGCAGCTCTTCAACTGGTCGGTCAGCGAGGGGTACGGCCGGGGGGAGTGGATGCGCGTCGACCTCCAGGAGTCGGAGGGCGGAATGACCTTCGAGCAGGCCCAGGCGCAGGTCCTGCGGCGGCTGGGCCCCCGGCTGCTGCGGGCCGACGGCGACGTGGGCCCCGGCGGCCGGGTGCGCCTGGAGGTCGCCGTACCCGAGGGCTACTGGCAGCTCCCGGCGGACCGCTGGGCGGTGCCGGTCTCCACGCGGGCGGGCGCCCGGGCCCGCCCGATCGGCTCCGGGCGCCCGGTGGTCCTGCGCGACCAGGGCCGCCGCCAGGCGGTGGACCCGGCCTGGCTGCGGCGCTGGCGCGGCCTCATGGGCGCCCCGGAGCTGTCCGCGCTGCGTGTCCCGCCGCGCGCGGGCGGCGGGCCGGAAAGCGTCTGGCGGCTGCTGGAGAACGGCGAGGAGGGAGCGGTCCCCACACTCTGCCGTTCGGTCGCCGTCGGGACCGGGCTGGACGCGGTCGGCGCGGCCCTGGACGCCGGGTACCCGGTAAGCCTGTGGCTCTCCGAGGGACACGACGAACGGGAGTGCGACAGCGCCTGTGACGACTTCCACCGCGAGGTACGGGACCTGCTCGCCGCGAAGGGGGTGACCGCCCTGCCCGAACTGGTCAGGGAGCTGCGCGGGAGAGCCGAGGAAACGTCCGCCCACTGGGCACGCGACCTGGTCCTGCTGTACGACGACCCGGACAATCCCATCCCTCAACTCTTCGCCGGTGGGCCCCAATTGTCCTCCCGGTGA
- a CDS encoding CU044_2847 family protein — MRDRVGRIALPDGTEVWARVSRLEVPLPGETGEDDEFEDVGAWEALTTRVEGLRELIGGVATSVREAAQRVAPHETSVTFGVEVSAKPGKAVALLADGEAKANLSVTLTWRREPDTAGGDGQGTGDSGT; from the coding sequence ATGCGGGATCGCGTGGGACGTATCGCACTGCCCGACGGGACGGAAGTGTGGGCGCGGGTCTCCAGACTGGAGGTCCCGCTCCCGGGGGAGACCGGCGAGGACGACGAGTTCGAGGACGTCGGGGCCTGGGAGGCGCTGACGACCCGGGTGGAGGGGCTCAGGGAGCTGATCGGCGGGGTCGCCACCAGCGTCCGGGAGGCCGCGCAGCGGGTGGCTCCGCACGAGACCAGCGTCACCTTCGGGGTCGAGGTGTCGGCCAAGCCCGGCAAGGCCGTGGCCCTGCTGGCGGACGGCGAGGCCAAGGCCAACCTCTCGGTGACCCTGACCTGGCGGCGCGAGCCCGATACGGCCGGCGGTGACGGCCAGGGCACCGGCGATTCGGGCACCTGA
- a CDS encoding DUF6104 family protein — protein MYFTDRGIEELESRRGDEEVTLGWLADQLRTFVDLNPDFEVPVERLATWLARLDDEDE, from the coding sequence GTGTATTTCACAGATCGTGGCATCGAGGAACTGGAGAGCCGGCGCGGTGACGAGGAGGTCACCCTCGGCTGGCTGGCCGACCAGCTCCGTACGTTCGTCGACCTCAACCCGGACTTCGAGGTGCCGGTCGAGCGGCTGGCGACCTGGCTGGCCCGGCTCGACGACGAGGACGAGTAG
- a CDS encoding DUF4097 domain-containing protein, with product MSARSEWSVTEPRTLEIEEPVRELDVRVVSGTVNVVGVPAGSVPGSGAARVEVTALHGPPLTVSCRDGVLSVGYKDLPWKGWLDFGKLKGWRRTAVVSVTVPAATGVRVGVVGAGAVISGISGRTQLNGVSGGSTLVGLTGPVRAETVSGDVQAQAVTGDLRFSSVSGDLTVVDGAGASVRAESVSGDMVLDLDLPPAAGPGGTGRTDVKLTTVSGEVAIRLPDPADAQVDAQVEANTTSGTVANAFEDLRVSGQWGAKRITGRLGAGNGRLEVTTVSGGLALLRRPPSHDGPVRHGDTDETPADKKVL from the coding sequence ATGTCAGCCCGGAGCGAGTGGTCGGTCACCGAACCACGCACACTGGAAATCGAGGAGCCCGTCAGGGAACTGGACGTGCGCGTGGTCAGCGGCACCGTCAACGTCGTCGGCGTCCCGGCGGGCAGCGTCCCCGGAAGCGGCGCCGCCCGTGTCGAGGTCACCGCACTCCACGGGCCGCCGCTGACCGTCTCGTGCCGGGACGGGGTGCTCAGCGTCGGCTACAAAGACCTCCCCTGGAAGGGCTGGCTGGACTTCGGCAAGCTCAAGGGGTGGCGGCGCACCGCGGTCGTCTCGGTGACCGTCCCCGCCGCCACCGGCGTACGCGTCGGGGTCGTCGGGGCCGGCGCGGTGATCTCCGGGATCTCCGGGCGCACGCAGCTCAACGGCGTCTCCGGCGGCAGCACGCTCGTCGGCCTGACCGGCCCGGTGCGGGCCGAGACCGTCTCGGGCGACGTCCAGGCCCAGGCCGTCACCGGTGATCTGCGCTTCAGCTCCGTCTCGGGCGACCTCACCGTCGTCGACGGCGCCGGCGCCTCCGTACGGGCCGAGTCCGTCAGCGGCGACATGGTCCTGGACCTCGACCTGCCGCCCGCCGCCGGACCGGGCGGCACCGGCCGTACGGACGTCAAGCTCACCACCGTCTCCGGCGAGGTCGCCATCCGGCTGCCCGACCCGGCCGACGCCCAGGTCGACGCCCAGGTCGAGGCGAACACCACCAGCGGCACGGTCGCCAACGCCTTTGAGGACCTGCGCGTCAGCGGCCAGTGGGGGGCCAAACGCATCACCGGCCGGCTCGGCGCGGGCAACGGCAGGCTGGAGGTCACCACCGTCTCCGGCGGGCTGGCCCTGCTGCGCCGCCCGCCGTCGCACGACGGCCCGGTGCGCCACGGTGACACCGATGAGACCCCCGCCGACAAGAAGGTGCTGTAA
- a CDS encoding Clp protease N-terminal domain-containing protein, which produces MFERFTASARQVVREAVAHAELAGRGSVGEGELLLALLDRTGSPGADVLTALGLRERRASVEAALHRAHRRGGISASDAEALAGLGIDVEEIVARVEREHGAGALAAAGAPGPKEKRRGRLRRPYFTPEAKSVVERSLRVALGRGDKYIGDEHLLIALLGRPGLAASVLAEHGVQQADVLRVLAERQAEAG; this is translated from the coding sequence ATGTTCGAGAGGTTCACGGCGAGCGCCCGGCAAGTCGTACGGGAAGCCGTCGCCCACGCGGAACTGGCGGGCCGCGGCTCCGTGGGCGAGGGGGAGCTGCTGCTCGCGCTCCTGGACCGTACCGGCTCACCGGGGGCGGACGTGCTCACCGCACTCGGCCTGCGCGAGCGCCGGGCGTCCGTGGAGGCCGCGCTGCACCGGGCCCACCGCCGGGGCGGGATCTCCGCCTCCGACGCCGAGGCGCTGGCCGGACTGGGGATAGACGTCGAGGAGATCGTCGCCCGGGTGGAGCGGGAGCACGGGGCGGGGGCGCTCGCGGCGGCCGGTGCGCCCGGCCCGAAGGAGAAGCGGAGGGGGAGGCTCCGCCGACCGTACTTCACTCCGGAGGCGAAGTCGGTGGTGGAGCGGTCGCTGCGGGTCGCCCTGGGGCGCGGCGACAAGTACATCGGTGACGAGCACCTGCTCATCGCGCTGCTCGGCAGACCGGGGCTCGCCGCGTCCGTACTCGCCGAGCACGGGGTGCAGCAGGCCGACGTGCTGCGCGTCCTGGCGGAGCGACAGGCGGAAGCCGGCTGA
- a CDS encoding helix-turn-helix domain-containing protein has translation MTEATDLAERAGDRDPRVGLRAVAALRRLLEQLEAVQVRSARAKGWSWQEIAAELGVSRQAVHKKHGRR, from the coding sequence ATGACCGAAGCAACGGATCTCGCCGAGCGGGCCGGTGACCGGGACCCGCGGGTCGGACTGCGGGCCGTCGCGGCACTGCGCAGGCTGCTGGAGCAACTGGAGGCCGTGCAGGTGCGCAGCGCCCGCGCCAAGGGCTGGTCCTGGCAGGAGATCGCCGCCGAGCTGGGTGTCAGCAGGCAGGCGGTCCACAAGAAGCACGGGAGGCGTTGA
- a CDS encoding zinc-binding dehydrogenase, which produces MFAAYAARIDRDQPLNGLELGERPAPEARPGWTTVNVKAASLNHHDLWSLRGVGLGEESLPMILGCDAAGTDEDGNEVVIHSVIGQSGHGVGPKEPRSILTERYQGTFAEQVTVPTWNLLPKPAELSFEEAACLPTAWLTAYRMLFTNAGVRPGDSVLVQGAGGGVATAAIVLGAAAGLRVFATSRDEAKRKRAVELGAEAAFATGERLPMRVDAVIETVGAATWSHSVKSLKPGGTLVISGATSGFNPERTELNRVFFLELKIVGSTMGSKEELASLLSFCAATGVRPVIDSVLPLDRAREGFGKMASGDLFGKVVLTV; this is translated from the coding sequence ATGTTTGCTGCCTACGCCGCCCGCATCGACCGCGACCAGCCGCTCAACGGCCTCGAACTCGGGGAGCGTCCGGCTCCCGAGGCGCGCCCCGGCTGGACCACCGTCAACGTCAAGGCCGCCTCCCTGAACCACCACGACCTGTGGTCGCTGCGCGGCGTGGGACTGGGCGAGGAGTCCCTGCCCATGATCCTCGGCTGTGACGCGGCCGGGACCGACGAGGACGGCAACGAGGTGGTCATCCACTCCGTGATCGGCCAGAGCGGTCACGGAGTCGGACCGAAGGAGCCGCGCTCGATCCTCACCGAGCGCTACCAGGGCACCTTCGCCGAGCAGGTCACCGTCCCCACCTGGAACCTGCTGCCCAAGCCGGCGGAGCTGTCCTTCGAGGAGGCCGCCTGCCTGCCCACCGCCTGGCTGACGGCCTACCGCATGCTGTTCACCAACGCGGGCGTACGGCCGGGGGACAGCGTCCTGGTCCAGGGCGCGGGCGGCGGCGTGGCCACCGCCGCGATCGTGCTGGGCGCCGCCGCGGGCCTGCGGGTCTTCGCCACCAGCCGGGACGAGGCCAAGCGCAAGCGCGCCGTCGAACTCGGCGCCGAGGCGGCCTTCGCGACCGGCGAGCGGCTGCCCATGCGGGTGGACGCGGTCATCGAGACGGTCGGGGCGGCGACCTGGTCGCACTCGGTGAAGTCCCTCAAGCCCGGTGGCACCCTCGTCATCTCGGGCGCCACCAGCGGCTTCAACCCCGAACGCACCGAACTGAACCGGGTGTTCTTCCTGGAGCTGAAGATCGTGGGCTCCACGATGGGCAGCAAGGAGGAGCTGGCCTCGCTGCTCAGCTTCTGCGCGGCCACCGGCGTACGGCCGGTCATCGACTCGGTGCTGCCGCTGGACCGGGCGCGCGAGGGCTTCGGGAAGATGGCGTCGGGTGACCTCTTCGGCAAGGTCGTCCTCACCGTCTGA